The Dehalococcoidia bacterium genome includes a window with the following:
- a CDS encoding 4Fe-4S binding protein: MAYVIDLKACINCSLCRRNCPTECIVYYRTGHRTHVIDPEGCIDCDICAQYCPVDCISIDATYVPDPVKLEAAKERARQWARRRRQEQLAAREAAKRTLAAIRGA; encoded by the coding sequence GTGGCCTACGTAATCGACCTGAAGGCCTGTATCAACTGCAGCCTCTGCCGCCGCAATTGCCCGACGGAGTGCATCGTCTACTACCGCACGGGCCACCGTACGCACGTCATCGACCCCGAGGGCTGCATCGACTGCGACATCTGCGCCCAGTACTGCCCCGTCGACTGCATCAGCATCGATGCGACCTACGTGCCGGACCCGGTAAAGCTGGAAGCCGCCAAGGAACGCGCGCGGCAGTGGGCGCGCCGGCGGCGGCAGGAGCAACTCGCGGCCCGCGAGGCGGCGAAGCGGACGCTGGCTGCGATCCGGGGGGCATAA